From Alienimonas californiensis, a single genomic window includes:
- a CDS encoding PepSY domain-containing protein, translated as MSLVEPSPVDADDSGAPAERSQPARRPRSFKSRALMLVRRVHLYAGLFLLPWVFLYGVTGAMFNHHDLFPHPTIETVDARGSLIGLPTPAALAEQVTAALDAHAADATVALHPDGVPEYTGDLMFETWEGGARRVVHLDPITGAATVETFPENAEQPEALLKATNLKLSPDPFLDSQQDARTVLQKAGIDQKQPPKPLGWTKLNYLVTVDGEPARVTYVLKDGHVDVERYTGEDGMNPRAFFLRLHTSHGQPPHWNYRFVWSLFVDAMAIAMVGWGLTGLVMWWTIKRTRLFGAAVLAASVATAAVMYFGMEHYYASTKL; from the coding sequence GTGTCTCTGGTCGAACCGTCCCCCGTCGACGCCGATGACTCGGGCGCCCCCGCGGAACGGTCGCAACCGGCCCGCCGGCCGCGGTCGTTCAAATCGCGGGCGCTGATGCTCGTCCGCCGGGTGCACCTCTACGCCGGGCTGTTTTTATTGCCGTGGGTCTTCCTCTACGGCGTGACCGGGGCGATGTTCAATCACCACGATCTGTTCCCGCACCCGACCATCGAAACGGTCGACGCTCGGGGGTCCCTGATCGGCCTGCCCACGCCGGCGGCGCTGGCCGAGCAGGTCACCGCCGCCCTCGACGCCCACGCGGCCGACGCGACGGTCGCCCTGCACCCGGACGGCGTGCCGGAATATACCGGCGATTTGATGTTCGAAACGTGGGAGGGCGGCGCCCGCCGGGTGGTGCACCTCGACCCGATCACCGGGGCCGCGACCGTGGAGACCTTCCCGGAGAACGCCGAGCAACCGGAGGCGCTCCTCAAAGCGACGAACCTCAAACTCTCCCCGGACCCGTTCCTGGACAGTCAGCAGGACGCCCGGACCGTGCTGCAAAAGGCCGGGATCGATCAGAAGCAACCGCCCAAGCCGCTGGGGTGGACGAAGCTCAATTATCTCGTCACCGTCGACGGCGAGCCGGCCCGGGTGACGTACGTGTTAAAGGACGGCCACGTCGACGTGGAACGCTACACCGGCGAGGACGGCATGAACCCGCGGGCGTTCTTCCTGCGACTACACACCTCGCACGGCCAGCCGCCGCACTGGAACTACCGGTTCGTCTGGTCGCTGTTCGTGGACGCGATGGCGATCGCGATGGTCGGCTGGGGGCTGACGGGGCTGGTGATGTGGTGGACGATCAAACGCACCCGCCTGTTCGGCGCCGCCGTGCTGGCCGCCAGCGTGGCGACCGCGGCAGTGATGTATTTCGGGATGGAACACTACTACGCCAGCACGAAGCTCTAG
- a CDS encoding MFS transporter: MPTAVADRPAVAPAPAPAAHPKRALRPSQPVAHAEPAPPAAPRRGFFYGWLMVPVAALLHAGTGVGQTYGVSVFNPLILADLGVSETALSLTYMVASLVAATPLPMVGLLIDKYGLRAVAIWLVIGLAGGCAVTGFAPNLVVLALGFFLLRTLGQGALTLVASNAPAMWFDRRLGLAGGLVALGQSAAIAFLPAVFLYVISGVPDAAATGGFAGLGWRQGYLFLGLANAAILLPVLFFVFRNRPEDVGQHVDGAASDVASPGSPSPFGGATPAPAPRASLTAAQAYRTIQFWYGAAVSGLWGMIATAIFYHLLTMLAERGVSKADAAVCFTVFAGMMAGWQFLGGVLADRIPPRFLLSVFGLLAAAGCGLLFFAQDYRLAWGMMAAFGSAQGLLNVTMNVLWPRFFGVAALGAIRGSVQTLVVAACAAGPVLVALSREQLGSENPALLLFGGLLAAIALTAPFLRPPVRA; encoded by the coding sequence GTGCCCACCGCCGTCGCGGATCGTCCCGCCGTCGCTCCCGCTCCCGCTCCCGCCGCGCACCCCAAACGGGCGCTTCGGCCGAGCCAGCCGGTCGCCCACGCCGAACCGGCCCCGCCGGCGGCGCCGCGTCGGGGGTTCTTCTACGGCTGGCTGATGGTGCCGGTCGCGGCGCTGCTGCACGCGGGCACCGGGGTCGGGCAGACGTACGGGGTCAGCGTGTTCAACCCGCTGATCCTGGCGGATCTGGGGGTCTCGGAGACGGCGCTGTCGCTGACGTATATGGTCGCCTCGCTGGTCGCGGCGACGCCGTTGCCGATGGTCGGCCTGCTGATCGATAAATACGGCCTGCGGGCGGTGGCGATCTGGCTGGTGATCGGGCTGGCCGGCGGGTGCGCCGTGACCGGGTTCGCCCCGAACCTCGTCGTGCTGGCCCTGGGCTTCTTTTTGCTGCGGACGCTCGGTCAGGGGGCGTTGACGCTGGTCGCCTCGAACGCCCCGGCGATGTGGTTCGACCGTCGCCTGGGTCTGGCCGGCGGACTGGTGGCGCTGGGGCAGAGCGCCGCGATCGCCTTCCTGCCGGCAGTGTTTTTATACGTCATCTCCGGCGTCCCGGACGCCGCGGCGACCGGCGGCTTCGCCGGCCTGGGTTGGCGGCAGGGCTACCTGTTCCTCGGCTTGGCGAACGCGGCGATCCTGCTGCCGGTGCTGTTCTTCGTGTTTCGAAACCGTCCGGAAGACGTCGGCCAACACGTGGACGGCGCCGCCTCCGACGTGGCGTCCCCCGGTTCGCCGTCGCCGTTCGGCGGCGCGACCCCGGCGCCGGCCCCGCGGGCCTCCCTCACCGCCGCGCAGGCCTATCGCACGATTCAATTCTGGTACGGGGCGGCGGTTTCGGGCCTGTGGGGGATGATCGCGACGGCGATCTTCTATCACCTGCTCACGATGCTGGCCGAACGGGGCGTGAGCAAGGCGGACGCGGCCGTCTGCTTCACCGTGTTTGCCGGGATGATGGCGGGCTGGCAGTTCCTCGGCGGCGTGCTGGCCGACCGCATTCCGCCGCGGTTCCTGCTCAGCGTGTTCGGCCTGCTGGCGGCCGCGGGGTGCGGGCTGCTGTTCTTCGCCCAGGATTATCGGCTCGCCTGGGGGATGATGGCGGCGTTCGGGTCGGCCCAGGGACTGCTGAACGTGACGATGAACGTGCTGTGGCCGCGGTTCTTCGGGGTGGCGGCGCTGGGGGCGATCCGCGGCTCGGTGCAGACGCTGGTCGTGGCGGCGTGCGCCGCGGGGCCGGTGCTCGTGGCCCTCAGCCGCGAACAACTCGGCTCGGAGAACCCGGCGCTGCTGCTGTTCGGCGGCCTGCTGGCGGCGATCGCCCTGACCGCTCCGTTCCTCCGCCCGCCGGTGCGGGCCTGA
- a CDS encoding LL-diaminopimelate aminotransferase, with the protein MARVNDHFRLLKAGYLFPEIGRRVRAFQEANPDKSIIKLGIGDVTEPLPAAIREAMHAAIDELGDRDTFRGYGPEKGYPFLREAIAAHDFKGLNVSPEEIYISDGSKCDCGNVLDILAANGANKIAVADPVYPVYVDTNVMAGNAGPADENGRYEGLIYLEATAENDFQPAIPEAKADVVYLCYPNNPTGAVASKEYLAEWVAYAKRHGSLLLFDAAYTAFIKDADVPRSIYEIDGARDCAIEFRSFSKNAGFTGVRCAFTVVPEGLTGTASDGTEIPLAKLWDRRQSTKFNGVSYIVQRGAAAVYSEAGQRQTGELVDFYMENARLIREGLSALRMDVYGGVNAPYVWLKTPGGDSSWEFFDRLLTKANVVGTPGAGFGAAGEGYFRLSAFNSRENVIAALERIKAAL; encoded by the coding sequence ATGGCCCGCGTCAACGATCATTTCCGCCTGCTCAAAGCCGGGTACCTGTTCCCGGAGATCGGCCGGCGGGTGCGGGCCTTTCAGGAGGCGAACCCGGACAAGTCGATCATCAAGCTCGGCATCGGCGACGTGACCGAGCCGCTGCCGGCGGCGATCCGCGAGGCGATGCACGCCGCGATCGACGAACTCGGCGACCGCGACACCTTCCGCGGCTACGGCCCCGAGAAGGGATACCCCTTCCTGCGGGAAGCGATCGCGGCGCACGACTTCAAGGGCCTGAACGTCTCCCCGGAAGAGATCTATATCTCCGACGGCTCCAAGTGCGACTGCGGGAACGTCCTCGACATTCTCGCCGCGAACGGGGCGAATAAAATCGCCGTCGCGGACCCGGTCTATCCGGTCTACGTCGACACCAACGTCATGGCCGGCAACGCCGGCCCGGCGGACGAGAACGGGCGTTATGAAGGCCTGATCTACCTCGAAGCGACCGCCGAGAACGATTTTCAACCGGCCATCCCGGAGGCGAAGGCGGACGTCGTTTATCTCTGCTACCCGAACAACCCGACGGGGGCCGTCGCGTCGAAGGAGTATCTGGCGGAGTGGGTCGCCTACGCCAAGCGGCACGGCAGTCTGTTGCTGTTCGACGCGGCTTATACGGCGTTCATCAAGGACGCCGACGTGCCGCGGAGCATCTATGAGATCGACGGGGCTCGCGATTGTGCGATCGAGTTCCGCAGCTTCAGCAAGAACGCCGGGTTCACCGGCGTGCGGTGCGCCTTCACGGTGGTGCCGGAAGGGCTGACGGGTACGGCGAGCGACGGCACGGAGATCCCCCTCGCCAAGCTGTGGGACCGCCGCCAGAGCACCAAGTTCAACGGCGTGAGCTACATCGTCCAACGCGGCGCCGCGGCGGTGTACTCCGAGGCCGGCCAACGGCAGACCGGGGAGCTGGTCGACTTCTATATGGAGAACGCCCGCCTGATTCGCGAGGGGCTCTCGGCACTGCGGATGGACGTCTACGGCGGGGTGAACGCCCCGTACGTCTGGCTGAAAACGCCCGGCGGCGACAGCAGTTGGGAGTTCTTCGACCGCCTGCTGACGAAGGCCAACGTCGTCGGCACCCCCGGCGCCGGCTTCGGCGCCGCGGGCGAGGGCTATTTCCGCCTGAGCGCCTTTAACAGCCGAGAGAACGTGATCGCGGCGCTGGAGCGCATCAAAGCGGCGCTGTGA
- a CDS encoding SPFH domain-containing protein, protein MGLFDRLRGELVDIIEWVDDDRHTLVWRFPRYRNEIKNGAQLIVRPGQTAVFVSNGRIADVFEPGHYTLDTDNLPLLSTLQGWKHGFESPFKSEVYFVSTRTIGELKWGTPNPIMLRDDDFGPVRLRAFGTYTLRAQDPQILLKELVGTDSALETGEITELMRGVVVSAFADLLGESKIAALDLAANYRELGDDLAKMVNERIDDEYGLEVPQLYIINVSLPESVEKALDARSSMGVIGDLGRYQQFQLGNALGQPGGPGGGLGEGVGLGLGFQMANQLAQGNSQLAPAAQQNAPAPPPPPPLPGAVMWHVASGGQSRGPIPQSQLEQAVRAGQVGPDALVWTAGMPVWESVSRTPIFASQLGSAPPPLPGG, encoded by the coding sequence ATGGGCCTGTTTGATCGACTCCGCGGCGAACTCGTCGACATTATCGAGTGGGTGGACGACGACCGTCACACCCTCGTCTGGCGCTTTCCCCGTTACCGCAACGAAATCAAAAACGGGGCGCAACTGATCGTCCGCCCCGGGCAGACGGCGGTCTTCGTCTCCAACGGCCGGATCGCCGACGTCTTCGAGCCCGGCCACTACACCCTCGACACGGATAACCTGCCGCTCCTGTCCACCCTCCAGGGTTGGAAGCACGGCTTCGAGAGTCCGTTTAAAAGCGAGGTCTATTTCGTCTCCACCCGCACCATCGGGGAGCTGAAGTGGGGCACGCCGAACCCCATCATGCTGCGGGACGACGACTTCGGCCCGGTCCGCCTGCGGGCCTTCGGCACCTACACGTTGCGGGCCCAGGATCCGCAGATCCTGCTCAAGGAACTCGTCGGGACCGACTCCGCCCTGGAGACCGGCGAGATCACGGAATTGATGCGGGGCGTGGTCGTCAGCGCCTTCGCCGACCTGCTGGGCGAATCGAAGATCGCGGCGCTCGATCTCGCTGCGAATTACCGGGAACTGGGCGACGACCTCGCCAAGATGGTCAACGAGCGGATCGACGACGAATACGGCCTCGAAGTCCCGCAGCTCTATATTATCAACGTCTCCCTGCCGGAGAGCGTGGAGAAGGCCCTCGACGCCCGCAGCAGCATGGGCGTGATCGGCGACCTCGGCCGTTATCAGCAGTTCCAACTGGGCAACGCCCTCGGCCAGCCGGGCGGCCCCGGCGGCGGCCTGGGCGAGGGCGTGGGGCTGGGCCTCGGCTTCCAGATGGCGAACCAACTCGCCCAGGGCAACTCGCAACTGGCGCCCGCCGCCCAACAGAACGCCCCGGCCCCGCCGCCCCCGCCGCCGCTGCCCGGAGCCGTGATGTGGCACGTCGCCTCGGGCGGCCAGAGCCGCGGCCCGATCCCGCAAAGCCAATTGGAACAGGCGGTCCGGGCCGGGCAGGTCGGCCCGGACGCGCTGGTCTGGACCGCGGGGATGCCGGTCTGGGAATCGGTCAGCCGCACGCCGATCTTCGCCAGCCAACTCGGCAGCGCTCCCCCGCCGCTGCCGGGCGGGTAA
- a CDS encoding glycosyltransferase family 4 protein, with amino-acid sequence MPLAPLLPLSPETLPLLFAHVSMAGAFGEPWLDLRVWAVLFGMTVLAAAGAGVVRWIAPRLGAVDAPDGGRKRHRKVTPLWGGIAVVTAFVAGVAAFAALGRTPAGPTAHLWGLTLTAALFCFVGAWDDRRPMRARTKLLGMFLAALPFALLGPSVTQLELSGYVLQFTDWGLWGQVAAAVFVVLWLVGWANVVNLSDGLDGLASGVGWIVAMAIAVHSALVGQWGVTTLALAFSAAVFGFLPHNLPTKRAKIFLGDSGSLAIGACLGMLSLWIESKTFSGVTLVGVLAAGAVSGWDVMTAMARRKLSGQSIAAADRHHLHHRLQDRGLSVRRTLAVILSMTALTAAAGVLGAHWRTPWLAPGVCAALFAGLAAAKVFGHHEAALLGAWAGAAWQRRTEYGIRIVRPSRSGALPLPEAEPVLDASPAAGDPQPVRPRPARRAA; translated from the coding sequence ATGCCGCTGGCCCCGCTCCTCCCGCTCTCGCCCGAGACGCTCCCGTTGTTGTTCGCCCACGTGTCCATGGCCGGCGCCTTCGGCGAGCCGTGGCTGGACCTGCGGGTCTGGGCGGTCCTGTTCGGGATGACGGTGCTGGCGGCGGCCGGCGCCGGCGTCGTCCGCTGGATCGCCCCGCGGCTCGGCGCCGTCGACGCCCCGGACGGCGGTCGCAAGCGCCATCGCAAAGTCACGCCGCTGTGGGGCGGCATCGCGGTGGTCACTGCGTTCGTCGCCGGCGTCGCCGCCTTCGCCGCCCTCGGCCGCACCCCCGCCGGGCCGACGGCCCACCTCTGGGGCCTCACGCTGACCGCGGCACTGTTCTGTTTCGTCGGCGCCTGGGACGACCGGCGCCCGATGCGGGCCCGCACCAAGCTGCTGGGCATGTTCCTCGCCGCCCTGCCGTTCGCCCTGCTCGGCCCGTCAGTGACGCAGTTGGAACTGAGCGGCTACGTGCTGCAGTTCACGGATTGGGGTCTCTGGGGACAGGTCGCCGCGGCGGTGTTCGTCGTGCTGTGGCTCGTCGGCTGGGCGAACGTGGTGAACCTGTCGGACGGCCTGGACGGGCTGGCCTCCGGCGTCGGCTGGATCGTGGCGATGGCGATCGCCGTGCACAGCGCCCTCGTCGGGCAGTGGGGCGTCACCACGCTGGCGCTGGCGTTTTCCGCGGCGGTGTTCGGCTTCCTGCCCCATAACCTGCCCACCAAACGGGCGAAGATCTTCCTCGGCGACTCCGGCAGCCTCGCGATCGGGGCCTGCCTGGGCATGCTGAGCCTGTGGATCGAGAGCAAAACCTTCAGCGGCGTGACGCTCGTGGGCGTGCTGGCCGCCGGGGCCGTCAGCGGGTGGGACGTGATGACCGCGATGGCCCGCCGCAAGCTGTCCGGCCAGAGCATCGCCGCCGCCGACCGCCATCACCTCCACCACCGGTTGCAGGACCGCGGGCTGAGCGTCCGCCGCACCCTCGCGGTGATCCTCAGCATGACGGCCCTCACCGCCGCCGCCGGCGTGCTGGGCGCTCATTGGCGGACGCCCTGGCTCGCCCCCGGGGTCTGCGCCGCCCTGTTCGCGGGGCTGGCCGCCGCCAAGGTGTTCGGCCATCACGAAGCGGCCCTGCTGGGGGCCTGGGCCGGCGCCGCCTGGCAGCGGCGGACCGAATACGGCATCCGGATCGTGCGCCCCTCGCGCTCAGGCGCTCTGCCGCTTCCCGAGGCGGAGCCCGTCCTGGACGCGAGCCCCGCCGCCGGCGACCCCCAGCCGGTTCGCCCCCGCCCCGCCCGCCGCGCCGCCTGA
- a CDS encoding glycosyltransferase family 39 protein, which produces MSTVSSSPENRPESDAPAEPDGRFWIRWAVPALALVAVATRGTLALRLEAVCRDAHFYGMLADRLRVGDVDGAMQGVELNLYVGLLALLRAAGEALGVGATNASLAWGVLVAGLTVPPLFDWLKRQFGFGVAVAGVAIFAVHPAFTETGVEPIRDGTFWLLTACTLAACFRAAEPQRDPPADGRPTPLRWGWFLLAGLAATAATLTRTEGWLLFAPLLGWSALAAWRRPADRRTLLGGVAAALATVPAMLLVVNLTLLHGHSRWEWGRLGVLRSMVRWGRERLTGSSADPAGPEFVVADPVLQDAALHDAAIAAADAAMTNGSAEAADPLWLIYAEGLLGAYKPVFLLFCGIGLLVYCRRLVRRDIWPVWCVSLGVMAAVAQRLVQYGEINGRYFLLPALVSLPLVGMLLDDAVRWAGKSLPRVNRAGANRSPVRRWWRTAVVGGTLLVLAALHVVDGLQADHPGRDAELRVAAVLRERLEESRASDAAADAHPPQVWGVGTAARLVKELEREMGGEVHTSFNGVVIEDAVAARPDLIVLPRNSGQWYDFNVTGPQWLAAGFRVLPPPPAADRHGKRAAAEREIWKDLVVLVPAEAPLGRTAGAAGAPGASSRPTAPAPPPAKAPTEPQTGIHAAAASAAARYAGALNGPGAPDRSARR; this is translated from the coding sequence ATGTCCACCGTCTCTTCCTCGCCGGAGAACCGCCCGGAGTCGGACGCTCCGGCTGAGCCGGACGGCCGATTCTGGATTCGGTGGGCGGTTCCGGCGCTGGCGCTGGTCGCCGTGGCGACCCGCGGGACGTTGGCCCTGCGGTTGGAAGCGGTCTGCCGCGACGCCCACTTCTACGGGATGCTCGCCGACCGGCTGCGGGTCGGGGACGTCGACGGGGCGATGCAGGGGGTGGAACTGAACCTGTACGTGGGGCTGCTCGCCCTGCTGCGGGCGGCGGGGGAGGCCCTGGGCGTGGGGGCGACGAACGCGTCGCTGGCGTGGGGCGTGCTCGTCGCCGGGCTGACGGTCCCGCCGCTGTTCGACTGGTTGAAGCGGCAGTTCGGGTTCGGCGTCGCCGTGGCCGGGGTCGCCATTTTCGCGGTGCATCCGGCGTTCACGGAGACGGGCGTCGAGCCGATCCGCGACGGGACCTTCTGGCTGCTGACCGCCTGCACCCTCGCCGCCTGCTTTCGGGCCGCCGAACCGCAGCGTGATCCACCCGCCGACGGCCGGCCGACCCCGCTCCGCTGGGGCTGGTTCCTGCTCGCCGGGCTGGCGGCGACCGCCGCGACGCTGACCCGCACCGAGGGTTGGCTGCTGTTCGCCCCGCTGCTCGGCTGGAGCGCCCTGGCGGCGTGGCGGCGGCCGGCGGACCGTCGGACGCTGCTGGGCGGCGTGGCGGCGGCACTGGCGACCGTGCCGGCGATGCTGCTGGTCGTGAACCTCACCCTGCTGCACGGCCATTCTCGCTGGGAGTGGGGTCGGCTGGGCGTCCTCCGCAGCATGGTCCGCTGGGGCCGCGAGCGTTTGACCGGCTCCTCCGCCGACCCCGCCGGCCCGGAGTTCGTCGTCGCCGACCCCGTGCTTCAGGACGCCGCCCTGCACGACGCCGCCATCGCCGCCGCGGACGCCGCCATGACGAACGGCTCCGCTGAGGCCGCCGACCCCCTGTGGCTGATCTACGCCGAGGGCCTGCTCGGGGCGTACAAGCCCGTCTTCCTGCTGTTCTGCGGAATTGGGTTGCTGGTGTACTGCCGGCGGTTGGTGCGGCGGGACATCTGGCCGGTCTGGTGCGTGTCGCTGGGCGTGATGGCCGCGGTGGCGCAACGGCTGGTGCAATATGGGGAGATCAATGGGCGGTACTTCCTGCTGCCGGCGCTGGTCTCCCTGCCGTTGGTCGGGATGCTGCTGGACGACGCAGTGCGGTGGGCGGGGAAGTCGCTGCCCCGCGTGAACCGGGCGGGGGCGAATCGCTCGCCGGTGCGGCGGTGGTGGCGGACCGCGGTGGTCGGCGGAACGCTGCTGGTGTTGGCGGCGCTGCACGTTGTCGACGGCCTGCAGGCGGATCATCCGGGACGTGATGCGGAACTGCGCGTCGCCGCCGTGCTGCGGGAGCGCCTAGAGGAATCACGGGCCAGCGACGCCGCCGCCGACGCCCACCCGCCGCAGGTTTGGGGCGTGGGGACGGCCGCCCGCCTGGTGAAGGAGTTGGAGCGGGAGATGGGCGGGGAAGTTCATACCTCCTTCAACGGCGTGGTGATCGAGGACGCCGTGGCCGCCCGCCCGGACCTGATCGTGCTGCCGCGGAACTCCGGGCAGTGGTACGACTTCAACGTCACCGGGCCGCAGTGGCTCGCCGCCGGGTTCCGGGTGCTGCCCCCCCCGCCCGCCGCCGATCGGCACGGCAAGCGTGCGGCGGCGGAACGGGAGATCTGGAAGGATCTGGTCGTGCTCGTGCCCGCGGAGGCCCCCCTCGGCCGGACGGCGGGCGCCGCCGGTGCCCCGGGGGCGTCCTCCCGCCCGACGGCGCCCGCGCCGCCCCCGGCGAAAGCCCCGACCGAACCCCAAACCGGCATCCACGCGGCGGCGGCGTCCGCCGCCGCGCGTTACGCTGGGGCTCTCAACGGCCCCGGCGCCCCCGATCGTTCCGCGAGGCGCTGA
- a CDS encoding polysaccharide biosynthesis/export family protein, which yields MAHRSLAVAALATGLTASLLGCAGSGLSQADPLIPQADMARRTVPQPVQVPREFSKTLLPTYRLAPGDTLLVEPARFDTPLRFPADQTVQPDGTIDLGRFGRAPVAGLSVAEVEDVVARRVALIAEQDEALAEAFAEDPTAAEVNVRLIDPNGSVYYVLGAVQTPGVFQLAGRETVLDAILTAGGLTDNAKRCDIILARPSVPADCRTVLPVCYDHLTQMGDSTTNYQILPGDRIFVPSRGCKDTISEFFGCQDECDLCRCSPQFGCGPDAKPCPTPTRYAAMCPDRAGVSSLDYPGPYGHEVSDLHELAAPPAPAPAVNDRGFGPVPAPAPAPIDVREVDPADDAAAPPVTVDPEMAEPRVTNEPPAAPATPAAPATPAAPDAPAGRTTDPAPLAPEIPDLPDLDDLTAGRAALPSAPTWNTELPVLEIRGEGF from the coding sequence TTGGCGCACCGCTCGTTGGCGGTCGCGGCGTTGGCGACGGGACTGACGGCCTCCCTGCTGGGGTGCGCCGGCAGCGGCCTGAGCCAGGCCGACCCCCTCATCCCGCAGGCGGACATGGCCCGCCGCACGGTGCCGCAACCGGTCCAGGTGCCGCGGGAGTTCTCCAAGACCCTGCTGCCGACCTACCGCCTCGCCCCGGGCGATACGTTGCTGGTCGAGCCGGCCCGGTTCGACACGCCGCTGCGGTTCCCCGCCGATCAGACCGTCCAGCCGGACGGCACGATCGACCTGGGCCGGTTCGGCCGGGCCCCGGTGGCGGGGCTGAGCGTCGCCGAGGTGGAAGACGTCGTCGCCCGCCGCGTCGCCCTGATCGCGGAGCAGGACGAGGCCCTCGCCGAAGCGTTCGCCGAGGACCCCACCGCCGCCGAAGTCAACGTGCGGCTGATCGACCCGAACGGCAGCGTGTACTACGTGCTGGGCGCCGTGCAGACCCCCGGCGTGTTCCAACTGGCCGGCCGTGAGACGGTGCTGGACGCGATCCTGACCGCCGGCGGCCTGACCGACAACGCCAAGCGGTGCGACATCATCCTGGCGCGTCCCTCGGTGCCCGCCGACTGCCGCACCGTGCTGCCGGTCTGCTACGACCACCTCACGCAGATGGGGGACAGCACGACGAACTACCAGATTCTGCCCGGCGACCGGATCTTCGTGCCCAGCCGCGGCTGCAAGGACACGATCTCCGAGTTCTTCGGCTGCCAGGACGAGTGCGATCTGTGCCGCTGCTCCCCGCAGTTCGGCTGCGGCCCGGACGCCAAGCCCTGCCCCACCCCCACCCGCTACGCGGCGATGTGCCCGGACCGGGCCGGCGTGAGCTCCCTGGACTACCCCGGCCCCTACGGCCACGAGGTCTCCGACCTGCACGAACTGGCCGCCCCGCCGGCGCCCGCCCCGGCCGTGAACGACAGGGGCTTCGGCCCGGTGCCCGCCCCGGCCCCGGCCCCGATCGACGTGCGGGAGGTCGACCCCGCCGACGACGCCGCGGCTCCGCCCGTGACCGTCGATCCCGAGATGGCCGAGCCCCGCGTGACGAACGAGCCGCCCGCCGCCCCGGCGACCCCGGCCGCCCCCGCGACGCCCGCCGCCCCGGACGCCCCGGCGGGACGCACGACCGATCCCGCTCCGCTGGCGCCGGAGATCCCGGACCTGCCGGACCTGGACGATTTGACCGCCGGCCGGGCCGCCCTGCCCTCGGCCCCGACGTGGAACACGGAACTGCCCGTGCTGGAGATCCGCGGGGAAGGCTTCTGA
- a CDS encoding DUF1559 family PulG-like putative transporter — MSSPQRSARRPGRRGFTLIELLVVIAIIAILVSLLLPAVQQAREAARRSQCQNNLKQLGLAAHNYHSTYKVFPLCGARTSSKIAWGRMSPFVSMSPYLDETAFWNQVSKPLDTDGDDVIDFPPFGPDDSNYAMPGSTRYPLWRYQPNVLICPSDPAALPSGTLLGQTNYGINAGDSDMLHSNNLGHARGMWSWGRSLGLRDARDGTVNTMLFAEIGRPSPERTWQGGLLSNGEASSGRVDVNACLADAIDANNPGYYPPDGQGGTYARFYAERGKAWISTENQFTVFNAMLSPNGPSCANDDNYRGASPGTSGNHYIVSAGSYHTGIVQVVMADGSVTSISDTIDAQTGSGSTLPSPVTSGKSPYGVWGALATRTGGEVVDEY, encoded by the coding sequence ATGTCCTCGCCACAACGTTCCGCCCGCCGGCCCGGCCGACGCGGGTTCACGCTGATCGAACTCCTGGTGGTGATCGCAATTATAGCGATCCTGGTTTCCCTGCTGCTGCCTGCCGTGCAGCAGGCTCGGGAGGCCGCCCGCCGCAGCCAGTGCCAGAACAACCTCAAGCAGTTGGGGCTGGCCGCCCACAACTATCACAGCACATACAAGGTCTTCCCGCTGTGCGGGGCCAGAACCTCCAGCAAGATCGCTTGGGGGCGGATGAGCCCCTTCGTGAGCATGTCGCCGTACCTCGACGAGACGGCGTTCTGGAATCAGGTGAGCAAGCCGCTCGATACCGACGGCGACGACGTGATCGATTTCCCGCCGTTCGGGCCGGACGATTCCAACTACGCGATGCCCGGCAGCACTCGGTACCCGCTGTGGCGGTACCAACCGAACGTCCTGATCTGCCCGAGCGACCCCGCCGCGTTGCCGAGCGGGACCCTGCTCGGGCAGACCAACTACGGCATTAATGCCGGCGACAGCGACATGTTGCACTCCAATAATCTGGGCCACGCTCGCGGCATGTGGTCCTGGGGTCGTTCCCTGGGCCTGCGGGACGCCCGGGACGGCACGGTCAACACCATGCTGTTCGCCGAAATCGGCCGGCCCTCGCCGGAACGCACGTGGCAGGGCGGATTGTTGAGCAACGGCGAAGCCAGTTCGGGCCGAGTCGACGTGAACGCCTGCTTGGCCGACGCCATCGACGCCAACAATCCCGGGTACTACCCGCCCGACGGCCAAGGCGGCACCTACGCTCGATTCTATGCGGAGCGGGGCAAGGCTTGGATCTCCACGGAGAACCAGTTCACCGTCTTCAACGCCATGCTGTCCCCCAACGGCCCGAGCTGCGCCAACGACGACAACTACCGGGGAGCCAGCCCCGGGACGAGCGGCAACCACTATATCGTCTCCGCCGGCAGCTATCACACCGGCATTGTGCAGGTGGTGATGGCCGACGGCAGCGTGACGTCGATCTCCGACACGATCGACGCCCAGACCGGCTCCGGCAGCACACTGCCCAGCCCGGTCACGAGCGGTAAGAGCCCCTACGGCGTGTGGGGCGCCCTCGCCACCCGGACCGGCGGTGAGGTCGTCGACGAGTACTGA